In Gemmatimonas sp., a single genomic region encodes these proteins:
- a CDS encoding ankyrin repeat domain-containing protein, whose protein sequence is MNRAMLSVFGVIALGLPGTASIVRAPSAPVADAAMRGDATAVRTLVAGGADVNVAQGDGMTALHWAANRGDSSLTVELLRAKARITATTRVGGYMPLHVASQNGATGVVRALLAAKADARAATTDGATPLHLAAVAGVPGTITALIAAGADVNAKEPSWGQTPLMTAAARGRADAVRALLKAGADPAITAKTVDIMAAAAQDRQAKSKRDAVLAQLREEQGQTKNPNWMPNPQQVQAAVKASREVEVQAASKAALEGAAAAAAAEETRLAAQGGRGLDDDNPAYNEQLGVQGGHTALLLAVREGQVAAVDALLDGGANIDQVSAGDHTSPMLMASINGHYDLVMRLVKRGANPNLASDAGAAPLFAVLNKEWAPTTRTPQPAFQLQQQATYLEVVDALLKAKANPNARLTRSLWYTTYNRDNLGVDFTGATPFFRAAYATDIPAMKLLLAAGADPMVATVKPKPRARRGAVAVTREDPSGLAPIPEGGLGVFAVHAAAGVGYGQGFAANDHRHTPDGWLPAMRFLVEELKFDVNMRDFNGYTPLHHAAARGDNAMIEYLISKGADVMAVARTGQTTVDMANGPVQRISPFLDTVALLEKLGAKNSHKCVSC, encoded by the coding sequence ATGAATAGAGCGATGCTGAGCGTGTTCGGTGTGATCGCGTTGGGCCTGCCCGGCACCGCATCGATCGTGCGCGCTCCATCAGCGCCGGTGGCCGATGCCGCGATGCGGGGTGATGCGACCGCCGTGCGCACGTTGGTGGCGGGCGGCGCCGATGTGAACGTGGCGCAAGGCGACGGTATGACGGCGTTGCACTGGGCGGCGAATCGTGGTGACTCGTCACTCACCGTGGAGCTGCTGCGCGCCAAAGCCCGAATCACGGCCACCACGCGAGTGGGCGGGTATATGCCACTCCACGTGGCCAGTCAGAACGGCGCGACTGGCGTGGTACGCGCCCTGCTGGCGGCGAAGGCCGATGCCCGCGCCGCAACGACCGACGGGGCGACGCCGTTGCATCTCGCAGCCGTCGCTGGTGTGCCCGGCACGATCACCGCGTTGATCGCGGCAGGCGCCGACGTGAACGCCAAGGAACCTTCGTGGGGTCAAACGCCGCTGATGACCGCCGCCGCTCGAGGTCGAGCCGACGCGGTCCGTGCGCTGCTGAAGGCCGGGGCAGACCCGGCCATCACGGCAAAGACGGTGGACATCATGGCCGCCGCGGCGCAGGACCGACAGGCCAAGTCGAAGCGCGACGCCGTGCTGGCGCAGCTGCGTGAGGAGCAAGGGCAGACCAAGAATCCCAACTGGATGCCGAATCCGCAGCAGGTGCAGGCGGCGGTGAAGGCGTCGCGCGAAGTGGAGGTGCAGGCGGCCTCGAAGGCGGCCCTTGAAGGAGCGGCCGCCGCAGCCGCCGCCGAAGAAACTCGCCTCGCCGCGCAGGGTGGCCGAGGCCTGGACGACGACAATCCGGCGTACAACGAACAGCTTGGCGTGCAGGGCGGCCATACCGCGCTGCTGCTGGCGGTGCGCGAAGGACAGGTTGCCGCGGTCGATGCGCTGCTCGATGGTGGGGCGAACATCGATCAGGTGAGCGCCGGCGACCACACGAGTCCGATGCTGATGGCCTCGATCAATGGCCACTACGACCTCGTGATGCGGCTAGTCAAGCGCGGGGCGAATCCGAACCTGGCCAGCGACGCCGGGGCCGCACCGCTCTTCGCCGTGCTGAACAAGGAATGGGCGCCCACCACGCGCACGCCGCAGCCGGCGTTTCAGTTGCAGCAGCAGGCTACGTATCTGGAGGTGGTCGATGCGCTGCTGAAGGCGAAGGCGAATCCCAACGCGCGCCTTACGCGTTCGCTCTGGTATACCACCTACAATCGCGACAATCTCGGCGTCGATTTCACTGGTGCCACGCCCTTCTTCCGCGCGGCGTACGCGACCGACATCCCGGCGATGAAACTGTTACTCGCCGCCGGTGCCGATCCGATGGTTGCCACGGTGAAGCCCAAGCCGCGGGCGCGCCGGGGCGCCGTGGCCGTGACACGCGAAGATCCGTCCGGTCTGGCGCCGATCCCCGAAGGAGGCCTCGGCGTGTTCGCCGTTCATGCCGCCGCAGGCGTGGGTTATGGACAAGGCTTTGCGGCCAACGACCACCGGCATACGCCCGATGGCTGGCTGCCCGCCATGCGCTTTCTCGTCGAAGAGCTCAAGTTCGATGTCAACATGCGCGACTTCAACGGCTATACGCCATTGCATCACGCCGCCGCGCGTGGCGACAACGCGATGATCGAGTATCTCATCTCGAAGGGGGCCGACGTCATGGCGGTCGCGCGCACCGGACAGACCACGGTGGAT